In a single window of the Zea mays cultivar B73 chromosome 5, Zm-B73-REFERENCE-NAM-5.0, whole genome shotgun sequence genome:
- the LOC103626458 gene encoding leucine-rich repeat receptor-like kinase protein THICK TASSEL DWARF1 precursor, with translation MPPPTFLLGLLLLLLLAAAAPAPASATPERDAYALSRLKASLVPSATNSTSAPLSDWDPAATPPAHCAFTGVTCDAATSRVVAINLTAVPLHGGALPPEVALLDALASLTVANCYLRGRLPPALASMPALRHLNLSNNNLSGPFPPPPPAAYFPALEIVDVYNNNLSGPLPPLGAPHARSLRYLHLGGNYFNGSIPDTFGDLAALEYLGLNGNALSGRVPPSLSRLSRLREMYVGYYNQYSGGVPREFGALQSLVRLDMSSCTLTGPIPPELARLSRLDTLFLALNQLTGEIPPELGALTSLRSLDLSINDLAGEIPASFAALTNLKLLNLFRNHLRGEIPAFLGDFPFLEVLQVWDNNLTGPLPPALGRNGRLKTLDVTSNHLTGTIPPDLCAGRNLQLLVLMDNGFFGSIPESLGDCKTLTRVRLGKNFLTGPVPAGLFDLPQANMLELTDNMLTGELPDVIAGDKIGMLMLGNNRIGGRIPAAIGNLPALQTLSLESNNFSGPLPPEIGRLRNLTRLNASGNALTGGIPRELMGCASLGAVDLSRNGLTGEIPDTVTSLKILCTLNVSRNRLSGELPAAMANMTSLTTLDVSYNQLSGPVPMQGQFLVFNESSFVGNPGLCSACPPSSGGARSPFSLRRWDSKKLLVWLVVLLTLLVLAVLGARKAHEAWREAARRRSGAWKMTAFQKLDFSADDVVECLKEDNIIGKGGAGIVYHGVTRGGAELAIKRLVGRGCGDHDRGFTAEVTTLGRIRHRNIVRLLGFVSNREANLLLYEYMPNGSLGEMLHGGKGGHLGWEARARVAAEAARGLCYLHHDCAPRIIHRDVKSNNILLDSAFEAHVADFGLAKFLGGGGATSECMSAIAGSYGYIAPEYAYTLRVDEKSDVYSFGVVLLELITGRRPVGSFGDGVDIVHWVRKVTADAAAAEEPVLLVADRRLAPEPVPLLADLYRVAMACVEEASTARPTMREVVHMLSTSAAAQPDVPHALCKVVD, from the exons ATGCCTCCTCCCACCTTCCTCCtcggcctcctcctcctcctcctcctcgccgccgccgcccccgcccccgcctccGCCACGCCGGAGCGGGACGCGTACGCGCTGTCGAGGCTCAAGGCGTCGCTCGTCCCGTCCGCCACAAACTCCACCTCGGCACCGCTGTCCGACTGGGACCCGGCCGCGACCCCGCCGGCGCACTGCGCGTTCACGGGCGTGACCTGCGACGCCGCCACGTCGCGCGTCGTCGCGATCAACCTCACGGCCGTGCCGCTCCACGGGGGCGCGCTCCCGCCCGAGGTCGCGCTGCTGGACGCGCTCGCCAGCCTCACCGTCGCCAACTGCTATCTCCGCGGCCGCCTCCCGCCCGCGCTCGCGTCCATGCCCGCGCTCCGCCACCTCAACCTCTCCAACAACAACCTCAGCGGGCCCTTCCCGCCGCCGCCCCCCGCCGCCTACTTCCCGGCGCTCGAGATCGTCGACGTCTACAACAACAACCTGTCCGGCCCGCTCCCGCCGCTGGGCGCGCCGCACGCGCGCTCCCTCCGCTACCTCCACCTCGGCGGGAACTACTTCAACGGCTCCATCCCGGACACCTTCGGCGACCTCGCCGCGCTCGAGTACCTGGGCCTCAACGGCAACGCGCTGTCGGGCCGGGTCCCGCCCTCGCTCTCCCGCCTCTCCCGCCTCCGGGAGATGTACGTCGGATACTACAACCAGTACAGCGGCGGGGTCCCGCGCGAGTTCGGCGCGCTCCAGTCGCTCGTCCGCCTCGACATGAGCAGCTGCACGCTCACGGGGCCCATCCCGCCGGAGCTCGCGCGGCTGTCCCGCCTCGACACGCTCTTCCTCGCCTTGAACCAGCTCACGGGGGAGATACCGCCGGAGCTCGGCGCTCTCACCAGCCTTCGGTCGCTCGACCTCTCCATCAATGACCTCGCCGGCGAGATACCCGCCAGCTTCGCCGCTCTCACCAACCTCAAGCTGCTCAACCTCTTCCGGAACCACCTCCGCGGCGAGATACCGGCCTTCCTCGGCGACTTCCCTTTCCTCGAGGTGCTGCAGGTGTGGGACAACAACCTCACAGGCCCCCTCCCGCCCGCGCTCGGCAGGAACGGCCGCCTCAAGACGCTGGACGTCACCAGTAACCACCTCACCGGCACCATACCGCCGGACCTCTGCGCCGGACGGAACCTGCAGCTGCTCGTGCTCATGGACAACGGCTTCTTCGGCAGCATCCCCGAGTCGCTCGGCGACTGCAAGACGCTCACGCGCGTCCGCCTCGGCAAGAACTTCCTGACCGGCCCCGTCCCGGCCGGGCTCTTCGACCTTCCCCAGGCGAACATGCTCGAGCTCACCGACAACATGCTCACCGGCGAGCTCCCGGACGTGATCGCTGGAGACAAGATCGGCATGCTCATGCTGGGGAACAATCGCATCGGAGGGCGCATCCCCGCCGCTATCGGCAACCTCCCCGCGCTGCAGACGCTGTCCCTGGAGTCGAACAACTTCTCTGGCCCGCTGCCTCCGGAGATCGGCAGGCTCAGGAACCTCACCAGGCTCAACGCCAGCGGCAACGCGCTCACGGGAGGCATCCCGAGGGAGCTCATGGGCTGCGCCTCCCTGGGCGCCGTCGACCTCAGCCGGAACGGCCTCACCGGCGAGATACCGGACACCGTGACGTCGCTCAAGATCCTGTGCACGCTCAACGTGTCGAGGAACAGGCTGTCGGGCGAGCTGCCGGCGGCGATGGCCAACATGACGAGCCTGACGACGCTGGACGTGTCCTACAACCAGCTGTCGGGCCCCGTGCCGATGCAGGGCCAGTTCCTGGTGTTCAACGAGAGCTCGTTCGTGGGCAACCCGGGGCTGTGCAGCGCGTGCCCCCCATCGTCCGGCGGCGCGCGGTCGCCCTTCTCGCTGCGCCGGTGGGACTCGAAGAAGCTGCTGGTGTGGCTGGTCGTTCTCCTCACCCTGCTGGTCCTGGCGGTCCTGGGCGCGCGGAAGGCGCACGAGGCGTGGCGcgaggcggcgcggcggcggtcgGGGGCCTGGAAGATGACGGCGTTCCAGAAGCTGGACTTCTCGGCGGACGACGTGGTGGAGTGTCTCAAGGAGGACAACATCATCGGCAAGGGCGGCGCCGGGATCGTGTACCACGGCGTGACCCGCGGCGGCGCGGAGCTGGCGATCAAGCGGCTGGTGGGGAGAGGGTGCGGCGACCACGACCGCGGGTTCACCGCAGAGGTCACCACGCTGGGCCGCATCCGGCACCGCAACATCGTGCGCCTGCTCGGCTTCGTCTCCAACCGGGAGGCCAACCTGCTGCTGTACGAGTACATGCCCAACGGGTCGCTAGGCGAGATGCTGCACGGCGGCAAGGGGGGCCACCTCGGGTGGGAGGCCCGGGCGCGCGTTGCGGCGGAGGCGGCGCGCGGGCTCTGCTACCTGCACCACGACTGCGCGCCCCGGATCATCCACCGCGACGTCAAGTCCAACAACATCCTCCTCGACTCCGCCTTCGAGGCGCACGTCGCGGACTTTGGCCTCGCCAAGttcctcggcggcggcggcgccacgTCCGAGTGCATGTCTGCCATCGCCGGCTCCTACGGCTACATCGCCCCAG AGTACGCGTACACCCTTCGCGTGGACGAGAAGAGTGACGTGTACAGCTTCGGCGTGGTGCTGCTGGAGCTCATCACGGGGCGGCGCCCCGTGGGCAGCTTCGGCGACGGCGTGGACATCGTGCACTGGGTGCGCAAGGTGACCGCGGACGCCGCCGCCGCGGAGGAGCCCGTCCTGCTGGTGGCGGACCGTCGGCTGGCGCCGGAGCCGGTGCCGCTGCTGGCGGACCTCTACAGGGTGGCCATGGCGTGCGTGGAGGAGGCCAGCACGGCCCGGCCCACCATGCGCGAGGTCGTGCACATGCTCTCCACCTCCGCCGCGGCCCAGCCCGACGTCCCCCACGCCTTGTGCAAGGTCGTCGATTAA